The following coding sequences are from one Streptomyces sp. NBC_01232 window:
- a CDS encoding SCO2583 family membrane protein has product MAVPGDPPNSTPEGMGGGDDEFRSDEYRSVVFDEDFVRAARLQEYSAQERMGEHARAVRSRSIWSGNGAASRTSTPGRGARQGMLLVLLIATAFAVAVYMGLRNPYVPPPGGPAQALSSTVVPLAPTTVVPGGRPADLYAKSPAADYRVGAAGITLPAVRRTHHFTDAQVVAALSIAKDYLVQSSLDPDILAGSASRPVRVLLDPDQLAQFDRSMTSPSGDGRHAATGWLVRFDQATAVMADSRVRVSGSLAFEEVAPDTLEVTTDHTFVYAVRPATGSPAAADGASLFTVRRELRLRFDRDDLGARRLELASAYVMAGPQDCSADPAGAFRPLLAGAGPTTVGPAASDPYASGRPHRTAGLCGVLAPPAAPQTPSAPQADPVSPAP; this is encoded by the coding sequence ATGGCCGTGCCAGGAGATCCACCCAACAGCACCCCCGAGGGCATGGGCGGGGGCGACGACGAATTCCGGTCGGACGAATACCGGTCGGTGGTGTTCGACGAGGACTTCGTCCGGGCTGCCCGGCTCCAGGAATACTCCGCACAGGAACGCATGGGCGAGCACGCCCGCGCGGTACGCAGCCGCTCCATCTGGTCCGGCAACGGCGCCGCGTCCCGGACCAGCACCCCCGGCCGGGGCGCCCGGCAGGGCATGCTGCTCGTGCTGCTCATCGCCACGGCCTTCGCCGTCGCCGTCTACATGGGGCTGCGCAACCCCTACGTGCCTCCACCCGGGGGACCCGCACAGGCGCTCAGCAGCACGGTGGTCCCGCTCGCGCCGACCACCGTCGTGCCCGGCGGGCGACCCGCCGACCTGTACGCGAAGAGCCCCGCCGCCGACTACCGGGTCGGGGCGGCCGGCATCACCCTGCCCGCCGTGCGCCGCACGCACCACTTCACCGACGCCCAGGTCGTCGCCGCACTGTCCATCGCCAAGGACTACCTCGTGCAGTCCTCGCTGGACCCCGACATCCTCGCCGGATCCGCTTCCCGCCCGGTGCGCGTCCTGCTCGACCCCGACCAGCTGGCGCAGTTCGACCGCAGCATGACCTCGCCCTCCGGTGACGGCCGGCACGCGGCCACCGGCTGGCTGGTCCGCTTCGACCAGGCCACCGCCGTCATGGCCGACTCACGCGTCCGGGTGAGCGGCTCCCTGGCCTTCGAGGAGGTGGCCCCGGACACGCTGGAGGTCACCACCGACCACACCTTCGTGTACGCCGTACGCCCGGCCACCGGGTCCCCGGCCGCGGCGGACGGCGCCTCGCTCTTCACCGTCCGGCGCGAGCTGCGGCTGCGCTTCGACCGGGACGACCTGGGGGCCCGGCGGCTGGAGCTGGCCTCGGCCTATGTGATGGCCGGGCCGCAGGACTGCTCCGCCGACCCGGCGGGGGCCTTCCGCCCGCTCCTGGCCGGAGCCGGCCCGACCACGGTGGGCCCGGCCGCGAGCGACCCGTACGCCAGCGGCCGGCCGCACCGCACGGCCGGGCTGTGCGGCGTACTGGCACCACCCGCGGCCCCGCAGACCCCGTCGGCCCCGCAGGCCGACCCGGTCAGCCCTGCTCCGTAG
- a CDS encoding SCO2584 family spore wall biosynthesis protein translates to MPDDVGGKPFPDDGEPDDDRGGADHDFASVVFDEDFVRNAEIHEPSAAERQRAADRARAEAEAARAVPGGWTGDDDYDGYGYGHPDGYDDDHGWDHEHGHGYPDGPYGAYGGSLRPYRGRAPWLRPVAWVLAFVMGLGMVALAFSAVYRSTSGEADPAPAPASTPRSEVTGVGAFTYPSVRQP, encoded by the coding sequence GTGCCGGACGACGTGGGGGGCAAGCCGTTCCCGGACGACGGGGAGCCCGACGACGACCGCGGAGGCGCGGATCACGACTTCGCCTCCGTGGTGTTCGACGAGGACTTCGTCCGGAACGCCGAGATCCATGAACCGAGCGCCGCCGAGCGCCAGCGGGCGGCCGACCGAGCGCGCGCGGAGGCCGAAGCCGCCCGTGCCGTCCCGGGCGGCTGGACGGGCGACGACGACTACGACGGCTACGGCTACGGCCACCCCGACGGGTACGACGACGACCACGGCTGGGACCACGAGCACGGTCACGGCTACCCGGACGGCCCGTACGGGGCCTACGGCGGCAGTCTGCGCCCCTACCGCGGCCGCGCCCCCTGGCTGCGCCCCGTCGCCTGGGTGCTCGCCTTCGTGATGGGGCTCGGGATGGTCGCGCTCGCCTTCAGCGCCGTCTACCGCAGTACGTCGGGCGAGGCGGACCCCGCTCCGGCGCCCGCCAGCACCCCCAGGAGCGAAGTCACCGGCGTCGGCGCGTTTACGTACCCCTCCGTTCGCCAACCCTGA
- a CDS encoding glutamate-5-semialdehyde dehydrogenase: MTSLDAATSPVLATAQRSRTAAAVIAPLPRSAKDTALLAIADALEARTAEIIAANAVDTDKARAAGTSETVIDRLTLTPERIAAIASDVRDVAALPDPVGEVVRGNTLPNGIDLRQIRVPLGVVGIIYEARPNVTVDAAALCLKSGNAVLLRGSSSAYSSNTALVAILRDAVESAGLPADAIQLVPGESRDSVRELMRARGLVDVLIPRGGASLIKTVVEESTVPVIETGTGNCHVYVDARADLDMAVDILINSKAQRPSVCNSAETLLVHRDIADAFLPRALDALADAGVTVHGDARVLAAAEGGKVTALPATDEDWAAEYLSYDIAAGVVDSLDDAVTHIRRWTSGHTEAIVTTSQAAARRFTQLVDSTTVAVNASTRFTDGGQFGFGAEIGISTQKLHARGPMGLPELTSTKYIVTGDGHIR, from the coding sequence ATGACCTCGCTCGATGCCGCCACCTCGCCCGTCCTCGCCACCGCGCAGCGGTCCCGTACCGCCGCCGCCGTCATCGCCCCACTCCCGCGGTCCGCCAAGGACACCGCCCTGCTGGCGATCGCGGACGCGCTGGAGGCCCGTACGGCCGAGATCATCGCCGCCAACGCCGTGGACACGGACAAGGCCCGCGCCGCCGGTACCAGCGAGACCGTCATCGACCGCCTCACGCTGACCCCTGAGCGGATCGCCGCCATCGCCTCCGACGTGCGTGACGTCGCTGCCCTCCCCGACCCCGTCGGCGAGGTCGTCCGCGGCAACACCCTCCCCAACGGCATCGACCTCCGGCAGATCCGCGTCCCGCTCGGCGTCGTCGGCATCATCTACGAGGCCCGCCCGAACGTCACCGTGGACGCCGCCGCCCTCTGCCTCAAGTCCGGCAACGCGGTTCTCCTGCGCGGTAGTTCCTCCGCCTACTCCTCCAACACCGCGCTCGTCGCCATCCTGCGGGACGCCGTGGAGAGCGCCGGCCTGCCCGCCGACGCGATCCAGCTCGTCCCCGGCGAGTCCCGAGACTCCGTCCGCGAGCTGATGCGCGCCCGCGGCCTCGTCGACGTGCTCATCCCGCGCGGTGGCGCCTCCCTCATCAAGACCGTGGTCGAGGAATCCACCGTCCCGGTCATCGAGACCGGTACCGGCAACTGCCACGTCTACGTCGACGCCCGGGCCGACCTGGACATGGCCGTGGACATCCTCATCAACTCCAAGGCCCAGCGGCCCTCCGTCTGCAACTCCGCCGAGACCCTCCTCGTGCACCGCGACATCGCCGACGCCTTCCTGCCGCGCGCCCTCGACGCGCTCGCCGACGCCGGCGTCACCGTCCACGGCGACGCACGGGTCCTCGCCGCCGCCGAGGGCGGCAAGGTCACCGCCCTGCCCGCCACGGACGAGGACTGGGCCGCCGAGTACCTGTCCTACGACATCGCCGCCGGCGTCGTGGACTCCCTCGACGATGCCGTCACCCACATCCGCCGCTGGACCTCCGGTCACACCGAGGCGATCGTCACCACCTCGCAGGCCGCCGCCCGCCGATTCACCCAGCTGGTCGACTCGACCACCGTCGCCGTGAATGCATCCACTCGGTTCACGGACGGTGGCCAGTTCGGCTTCGGCGCCGAGATCGGCATTTCCACCCAGAAGCTGCACGCCAGGGGCCCGATGGGCCTTCCCGAGCTGACCTCCACCAAGTACATCGTCACCGGCGACGGTCACATTCGGTAG
- the proB gene encoding glutamate 5-kinase codes for MSAARQGVVDARRIVVKVGSSSLTTAAGGLDADRVDALVDVLAKARSGGEKEIVLVSSGAIAAGLSPLGLRRRPKDLARQQAAASVGQGLLVARYTASFARYGVRVGQVLLTTDDTSRRAHYRNAYRTLDQLLAMGALPVVNENDTVATDEIRFGDNDRLAALVAHLVRADLLVLLSDVDGLYDGDPSQPGTTRIEEVRGPEDIAHVSIGSAGKAGVGTGGMVTKVEAARIAAAAGIPVVLTSASQAADALAGRGTGTHFHATGRRSADRLLWLQHASTPQGHLVLDEGAVRAVTERGSSLLPAGIAAVEGDFVAGDPVELRSADGRAVARGLVNFDAKELPQLLGRSTRELARELGPAYEREVVHRDDLVLLEG; via the coding sequence GTGTCAGCGGCTAGGCAAGGTGTCGTGGACGCCCGCAGGATCGTGGTCAAGGTCGGATCCTCCTCCCTGACCACCGCAGCGGGCGGACTCGACGCCGACCGGGTGGACGCCCTGGTCGACGTCCTCGCCAAGGCCCGCAGCGGAGGCGAGAAGGAGATCGTCCTCGTCTCCAGCGGAGCCATCGCCGCCGGGCTCTCGCCGCTCGGCCTGCGCCGCCGCCCCAAGGACCTGGCCCGGCAGCAGGCCGCGGCGAGCGTCGGGCAGGGCCTGCTCGTCGCCCGTTACACCGCCTCCTTCGCCCGGTACGGCGTCCGCGTCGGCCAGGTGCTCCTCACCACCGACGACACCAGCCGCCGCGCCCACTACCGCAACGCCTACCGCACCCTCGACCAGCTCCTCGCCATGGGCGCCCTGCCCGTCGTCAACGAGAACGACACCGTCGCCACGGACGAGATCCGCTTCGGCGACAACGACCGGCTGGCGGCGCTGGTCGCCCACCTCGTCCGCGCGGACCTGCTCGTCCTCCTCTCCGACGTGGACGGCCTCTACGACGGCGACCCGTCCCAGCCCGGCACCACCCGCATCGAAGAGGTCCGCGGGCCCGAGGACATCGCGCACGTCTCCATCGGCAGCGCCGGCAAGGCGGGCGTGGGCACCGGCGGCATGGTCACCAAGGTCGAGGCGGCCCGGATCGCCGCCGCCGCCGGGATCCCGGTAGTGCTGACCTCCGCGAGCCAGGCGGCCGACGCCCTCGCCGGACGGGGGACCGGCACGCACTTCCACGCCACCGGGCGCCGCTCGGCGGACCGGCTGCTCTGGCTCCAGCACGCGTCCACCCCGCAGGGGCACCTGGTTCTGGACGAGGGAGCCGTCCGCGCGGTGACCGAGCGGGGCAGCTCGCTGCTGCCCGCGGGGATCGCGGCGGTCGAGGGCGACTTCGTCGCCGGGGACCCGGTGGAACTGCGTTCCGCCGACGGCCGCGCCGTGGCCCGGGGCCTGGTCAACTTCGACGCCAAGGAGCTTCCGCAGCTCCTCGGCCGCTCCACTCGCGAGCTCGCGCGGGAACTCGGACCCGCGTACGAGCGGGAGGTCGTACACCGGGACGATCTGGTCCTGCTGGAGGGCTGA
- a CDS encoding glycosyltransferase family 2 protein → MTKLSVVVPCYNEEAVIDSFDVEIRRVLDTLSVEYEVCYVDDGSRDGTLDKLRKIAAEHRDRTRYVSFSRNFGKEAGMLAGLREATGEAVVIMDADLQHPPELIATMLEHFRQGHDQIIARRTREGDKKVRSALSSLYYRGVNRWVDVELADGVGDFRMLSRPAVDALLSLPEYNRFSKGLFSWIGFDTVHFDYRNAQREAGETKWKFGSLLNYGMDGLISFNNRPLRIAIWFGVSLLSLTGMYALWITTVAITNGVESPGYVTLVAIITGLGGVQLIMLGLIGEYIGRIYYETKRRPHFLVKESHGTQPQPLPRTGPPTAAVIEEPTIVERSTR, encoded by the coding sequence ATGACGAAGCTTTCCGTAGTCGTCCCTTGCTACAACGAAGAAGCCGTCATCGACAGCTTCGACGTGGAGATCCGAAGAGTCCTGGACACCCTTTCCGTCGAGTACGAGGTCTGCTACGTCGACGACGGAAGCCGCGACGGCACGCTCGACAAGCTCCGGAAGATCGCCGCCGAGCACAGGGACCGGACCCGGTACGTCTCCTTCAGCCGCAACTTCGGCAAGGAGGCCGGCATGCTCGCGGGCCTGCGCGAGGCCACCGGCGAAGCCGTCGTGATCATGGACGCCGACCTGCAGCACCCGCCGGAACTCATCGCGACCATGCTGGAGCACTTCCGGCAGGGCCACGACCAGATCATCGCCCGCCGCACGCGCGAGGGTGACAAGAAGGTCCGCTCCGCCCTCAGCAGCCTCTACTACCGCGGCGTCAACCGCTGGGTGGACGTGGAACTCGCCGACGGCGTCGGCGACTTCCGCATGCTCTCGCGCCCGGCCGTCGACGCGCTGCTGTCGCTGCCGGAGTACAACCGCTTCTCCAAGGGCCTCTTCTCCTGGATCGGCTTCGACACCGTCCACTTCGACTACCGCAACGCGCAGCGCGAGGCCGGCGAGACGAAGTGGAAGTTCGGCTCCCTGCTGAACTACGGCATGGACGGCCTGATCTCCTTCAACAACAGGCCGCTGCGGATCGCCATCTGGTTCGGCGTGTCGCTCCTCTCCCTGACCGGCATGTACGCGCTGTGGATCACGACCGTCGCCATCACCAACGGCGTCGAGTCCCCGGGATACGTCACTCTTGTGGCCATCATCACGGGCCTGGGAGGCGTCCAGCTGATCATGCTGGGCCTGATCGGCGAGTACATCGGCCGTATCTACTACGAGACCAAGCGCAGGCCGCACTTCCTGGTCAAGGAGTCGCACGGCACGCAGCCGCAGCCGCTCCCGCGGACCGGGCCGCCGACGGCCGCCGTGATCGAGGAGCCGACGATCGTGGAGCGCAGCACCCGATGA
- a CDS encoding bifunctional glycosyltransferase/CDP-glycerol:glycerophosphate glycerophosphotransferase codes for MHVPDVSVVVIVYNDAERLPTAVRSVLDQTLHSVEVVIVDDCSKDHSYAVAQELESEYPGRVRAFQLPENSGGCGAPRNHGIQQATGTYVMFLDSDDVLERNACRNMLDAAERTGSDLVSGMCVRVHLDNRWGKTTEWYPWIYSRTRTLESITEFPDLLVYDTLSTNKCYRREFLLEQGLQFPVGIHYEDLLFSAQAYVAARRITLIPNHVYFWNVVEKAAAKSISNRRHEIANFVHRMEIHRRVDALLAEKGHTDIKSAKDAKFLKHDLVLHLRDLPLLSDEYRQEFARLANGYLAGIDPAAYENVTYLQAICAYLLGKEDWDNLLPAADAMTNKGRLTSPLAERDGRVYWCAQHIDGPDADEARRILDVTEQAFHTTPLTSLTVGNRLTSYEDDGRGTVTLSGSVVNPLGRIPQDADLKATLEFRARRQIGVRSFSFPAAAVRHAGDTIEWTVTADVASTVRPLGIIDAVWDVRLKLTAGGERITTRVSVGGVDLDSAARLRVRPRLTRLVSDRFGPEVTKKGNLSYVLSAEGAAAVRTQSLINNAIQGKAAGVVKRGLRKALRARRNIGSGEQKVKIYHEVFSKLPIKKGTVVFESHMGKQYSDSPKAIYEEMVRQGVPFEAIWSYAGAKPAGFPKEATLVKRWSWQYLRALAQAEFWVDNQGFPLALAKRPGTTYIQTWHGSALKRMGFHEPRTKAQGRAGQARFQAAVDRFDHFLIRSEHDTRTLAKGFRLRDEVLLRTGYPRNDALVEAHRTEANSGERVRGPLAGELGIDPDKKVLLYAPTFRAGADGAVEGFTFPFDVEEFADRLGDRFTLLVRTHYLNSVSLPPSVAGRVVDVSRHHDITPLLALADGLITDYSSVMFDYAVLDRPMLFFAYDYEEYATDIRGTYFDLKEKAPGPVVATADELLQALDAFEEADAKYAQARQRFLVEFGEYDRGDAARQIVEKFFTRSGK; via the coding sequence GTGCACGTGCCCGACGTCTCCGTGGTCGTCATCGTCTACAACGACGCAGAGCGTCTGCCGACAGCAGTCCGGTCGGTTCTGGACCAAACCCTGCACAGCGTCGAAGTCGTGATCGTCGACGACTGCAGCAAGGACCACTCGTACGCGGTCGCCCAGGAACTGGAGTCCGAGTACCCCGGAAGGGTGCGCGCCTTCCAGCTGCCGGAGAACAGCGGCGGCTGCGGCGCGCCGCGCAATCACGGCATCCAGCAGGCCACCGGAACGTACGTGATGTTCCTCGACAGCGACGACGTGCTGGAGCGCAACGCCTGCCGGAACATGCTGGACGCCGCCGAGCGGACCGGATCCGACCTGGTCTCGGGCATGTGCGTGCGCGTGCACCTCGACAACCGGTGGGGCAAGACCACCGAGTGGTACCCCTGGATCTACTCGCGCACCCGCACGCTGGAATCGATCACCGAGTTCCCCGACCTGCTGGTGTACGACACCCTCTCCACGAACAAGTGCTACCGGCGCGAGTTCCTGCTGGAGCAGGGCCTTCAGTTCCCGGTCGGCATCCACTACGAGGACCTGCTGTTCTCCGCGCAGGCCTACGTGGCCGCCCGTCGCATCACGCTGATCCCGAACCACGTCTACTTCTGGAACGTGGTCGAGAAGGCCGCGGCGAAGTCGATCAGCAACCGGCGCCACGAAATCGCGAACTTCGTCCACCGGATGGAGATCCACCGCCGTGTTGACGCCCTGCTGGCCGAAAAGGGTCATACGGACATCAAGTCCGCGAAGGACGCCAAGTTCCTCAAGCACGACCTGGTGCTGCACCTGCGCGACCTGCCGCTGCTGAGCGACGAGTACCGCCAGGAGTTCGCCCGCCTCGCCAACGGCTACCTGGCGGGCATCGACCCGGCCGCGTACGAGAACGTCACGTACCTCCAGGCGATCTGCGCCTACCTGCTGGGCAAGGAGGACTGGGACAACCTGCTCCCGGCCGCCGACGCCATGACCAACAAGGGCCGGCTCACCTCCCCGCTCGCCGAGCGCGACGGCCGCGTCTACTGGTGCGCGCAGCACATCGACGGTCCCGACGCCGACGAGGCCCGCCGGATACTGGACGTCACCGAGCAGGCCTTCCACACCACGCCGCTCACCTCCCTCACCGTCGGCAACCGCCTGACCTCCTACGAGGACGACGGCCGCGGCACGGTCACGCTGTCCGGCTCCGTCGTGAACCCCCTGGGCCGGATCCCGCAGGACGCCGACCTCAAGGCCACGCTCGAGTTCCGGGCCCGCCGGCAGATCGGGGTGCGGTCCTTCAGCTTCCCGGCGGCAGCCGTGCGCCACGCCGGTGACACGATCGAGTGGACCGTCACCGCCGACGTCGCGAGCACCGTCCGCCCCCTCGGCATCATCGACGCCGTTTGGGACGTCCGCCTCAAGCTGACCGCGGGCGGCGAGCGGATCACCACCCGCGTCTCGGTCGGCGGCGTCGACCTGGACTCGGCGGCCCGGCTGCGCGTGCGGCCCCGGCTGACCCGGCTGGTCTCCGACCGCTTCGGGCCCGAGGTGACCAAGAAGGGCAACCTCAGCTACGTGCTGAGCGCCGAGGGCGCCGCCGCCGTCCGCACCCAGTCGCTGATCAACAACGCCATACAGGGCAAGGCAGCGGGCGTGGTCAAGCGGGGTCTGCGCAAGGCGCTGCGGGCCCGCCGGAACATCGGCTCCGGCGAGCAGAAGGTGAAGATCTACCACGAGGTCTTCTCGAAGCTGCCGATCAAGAAGGGCACGGTCGTCTTCGAGAGCCACATGGGCAAGCAGTACAGCGACAGCCCCAAGGCGATCTACGAGGAGATGGTCCGCCAGGGCGTGCCGTTCGAGGCGATCTGGTCGTACGCGGGCGCCAAGCCCGCCGGCTTCCCCAAGGAGGCCACCCTGGTCAAGCGGTGGAGCTGGCAGTACCTGCGCGCCCTGGCCCAGGCCGAGTTCTGGGTCGACAACCAGGGCTTCCCGCTGGCGCTCGCCAAGCGCCCGGGGACCACGTACATCCAGACCTGGCACGGCTCGGCGCTCAAGCGGATGGGCTTCCACGAGCCCCGGACCAAGGCGCAGGGCCGGGCCGGCCAGGCCCGCTTCCAGGCCGCCGTGGACCGCTTCGACCACTTCCTGATCCGCTCCGAGCACGACACCCGCACGCTCGCCAAGGGCTTCCGGCTGCGCGACGAGGTGCTGCTGCGCACGGGCTACCCGCGCAACGACGCCCTCGTCGAGGCGCACCGGACCGAGGCGAACAGCGGTGAGCGGGTGCGCGGCCCGCTCGCGGGCGAGCTCGGCATCGACCCGGACAAGAAGGTGCTGCTGTACGCGCCGACCTTCCGGGCGGGCGCGGACGGCGCGGTGGAGGGCTTCACCTTCCCCTTCGACGTCGAGGAGTTCGCGGACCGGCTCGGTGACCGCTTCACGCTGCTGGTGCGGACGCACTACCTCAACAGCGTCTCGCTGCCGCCGTCCGTCGCGGGCCGGGTCGTCGACGTGTCCCGGCACCACGACATCACCCCGCTGCTGGCCCTCGCCGACGGTCTGATCACCGACTATTCGTCCGTGATGTTCGACTACGCGGTCCTGGACCGGCCGATGCTGTTCTTCGCGTACGACTACGAGGAGTACGCCACCGACATCCGCGGCACCTACTTCGACCTGAAGGAGAAGGCCCCGGGCCCGGTGGTGGCCACGGCGGACGAGCTCCTGCAGGCGCTCGACGCCTTCGAGGAGGCGGACGCCAAGTACGCCCAGGCGCGGCAGCGTTTCCTCGTCGAGTTCGGCGAGTACGACCGCGGGGACGCGGCCCGCCAGATCGTAGAGAAGTTCTTCACCAGGAGCGGCAAGTGA
- a CDS encoding glycosyltransferase has product MSQQTATPGGRDIFIVSNNVDELGGVTTWSHQMARQFTDRGHRVHIVGIAPVAEEIRQKLPQDLPYEMTTLYDTHPPSARRLRGIKGRLNAPERRRQSARRALMRAKAEQLSELLRAARPGGVVIVTQVWAMEWVALADTKGLSVIGMSHESFEASQKSTRGERVRRFYPQVDRLLVLTPEDADLWIRSGMENVGSMPNPLPFMPASPAPRTEKVVASVGRLAFEKGVDLLLDAWADVAPHHPDWTLRIYGAGMEEATLKAHCTSLGVDDSVEWMGSTDDVLGALCAASVFAQASRAEGFPITLLEAMAAGVPAAAFDCAPGVREIVEHGEDGLLARLGNTMELAGHLRVLMSDRELRDRLGDNAFRSVQRYSSTEITDRWEELFSFLER; this is encoded by the coding sequence GTGAGCCAGCAGACCGCCACCCCGGGCGGCCGTGACATCTTCATCGTCTCCAACAACGTCGACGAGCTCGGCGGCGTGACCACCTGGTCGCACCAGATGGCCCGGCAGTTCACCGACCGCGGCCACCGGGTGCACATCGTGGGCATCGCCCCGGTCGCCGAGGAGATCCGGCAGAAGCTGCCGCAGGACCTGCCGTACGAGATGACCACGCTCTACGACACCCACCCGCCGTCGGCCCGCCGGCTGCGCGGGATCAAGGGCCGGCTGAACGCGCCCGAGCGGCGCCGCCAGTCGGCGCGGCGTGCGCTGATGCGGGCCAAGGCCGAGCAGCTGAGCGAGCTGCTGCGCGCGGCCCGCCCGGGCGGTGTGGTCATCGTCACCCAGGTCTGGGCGATGGAGTGGGTGGCGCTCGCCGACACCAAGGGGCTCTCCGTCATCGGGATGAGCCACGAGTCGTTCGAGGCCAGCCAGAAGTCCACCCGCGGGGAGCGGGTCCGCCGCTTCTACCCGCAGGTCGACCGGCTGCTGGTGCTGACCCCCGAGGACGCGGACCTGTGGATCCGGTCGGGCATGGAGAACGTCGGGAGCATGCCGAACCCGCTGCCGTTCATGCCCGCCTCCCCCGCTCCGCGCACGGAGAAGGTCGTGGCGTCCGTCGGCCGCCTCGCCTTCGAGAAGGGCGTCGACCTGCTGCTGGACGCGTGGGCGGACGTGGCACCGCACCATCCCGACTGGACCCTGCGGATCTACGGGGCGGGCATGGAGGAGGCGACGCTGAAGGCGCACTGCACCTCGCTCGGCGTGGACGACTCCGTGGAGTGGATGGGCAGCACCGACGACGTGCTGGGCGCGCTGTGCGCCGCCTCCGTCTTCGCCCAGGCCTCACGGGCCGAAGGGTTCCCGATCACGCTGCTGGAGGCGATGGCCGCGGGCGTGCCGGCGGCCGCCTTCGACTGCGCTCCCGGCGTACGGGAGATCGTCGAGCACGGCGAGGACGGGCTGCTGGCCCGGCTGGGCAACACGATGGAGCTGGCCGGGCACCTGCGCGTGCTGATGTCCGACCGTGAGCTGCGCGACCGGCTCGGGGACAACGCCTTCCGTTCGGTGCAGCGCTACTCCAGCACCGAGATCACCGACCGGTGGGAAGAGCTGTTCTCCTTCCTGGAGCGCTGA
- the galE gene encoding UDP-glucose 4-epimerase GalE has protein sequence MTFLITGGAGYIGSHVVRAMMLAGQEVVVLDDLSTGNEDRVPEGVGLVVGSVLDRLVVDEVIRKHKITGVVHLAGKKQVGESVEKPMHYYHENVQGLAVLLQAVADAGIRNFLFSSSASVYGMPDVDLVTEDTPCAPLSPYGETKLAGEWLVRAAGKAHGISTACLRYFNVAGAATPELADTGVFNLVPMVFERFDAGQGAKIFGDDYPTPDGTCIRDYIHVEDLAEAHVAAARKLAEWGAAGEYKDLTVNIGRGEGVSVAEMVALMNEITGHDIAPVISPRRPGDPAKVVASADRITGELGWKARHDVREMVASAWAGWEANKVARRDSHRDVLQA, from the coding sequence ATGACGTTTCTGATCACCGGTGGCGCCGGGTACATCGGCTCGCACGTCGTCCGCGCGATGATGCTCGCGGGGCAGGAGGTCGTCGTCCTCGACGACCTCTCCACGGGCAACGAGGACCGCGTGCCGGAAGGCGTCGGGCTGGTGGTCGGATCCGTCCTGGACCGGCTGGTCGTGGACGAGGTCATCCGCAAGCACAAGATCACCGGCGTGGTGCACCTCGCGGGCAAGAAGCAGGTCGGCGAGTCCGTCGAGAAGCCGATGCACTACTACCACGAGAACGTGCAGGGCCTCGCCGTCCTGCTGCAGGCCGTGGCCGACGCGGGCATCCGCAACTTCCTCTTCTCCTCCTCCGCCTCCGTCTACGGCATGCCCGACGTGGACCTGGTCACCGAGGACACCCCGTGCGCGCCGCTGAGCCCCTACGGCGAGACCAAGCTGGCCGGGGAGTGGCTGGTGCGCGCCGCGGGCAAGGCGCACGGCATCTCCACCGCCTGCCTGCGCTACTTCAACGTGGCGGGCGCCGCGACCCCCGAGCTCGCCGACACCGGCGTCTTCAACCTGGTCCCGATGGTCTTCGAGCGCTTCGACGCAGGCCAGGGCGCCAAGATCTTCGGTGACGACTACCCGACCCCGGACGGCACCTGCATCCGCGACTACATCCACGTCGAGGACCTCGCCGAGGCCCATGTGGCGGCCGCCCGCAAGCTCGCCGAGTGGGGCGCGGCCGGCGAGTACAAGGACCTCACCGTCAACATCGGGCGCGGCGAGGGCGTCTCCGTCGCCGAGATGGTCGCGCTGATGAACGAGATCACCGGCCACGACATCGCCCCCGTGATCAGCCCGCGCCGCCCCGGCGACCCGGCGAAGGTCGTGGCCTCGGCCGACCGGATCACCGGCGAGCTGGGCTGGAAGGCCCGCCACGACGTCCGCGAGATGGTCGCCTCCGCCTGGGCGGGCTGGGAGGCCAACAAGGTGGCCCGCCGGGACTCCCACCGGGACGTCCTCCAGGCCTGA